Proteins from one Diorhabda carinulata isolate Delta chromosome 10, icDioCari1.1, whole genome shotgun sequence genomic window:
- the LOC130898998 gene encoding LOW QUALITY PROTEIN: methyltransferase-like protein 25B (The sequence of the model RefSeq protein was modified relative to this genomic sequence to represent the inferred CDS: inserted 1 base in 1 codon), producing the protein MEKYLVDIQKRLYICNKIYEMYNDILNSYVSDFYLENHWSKLPKSWQYFFEDIDINELSNILDLSKSIKKKICPLALLCIRCLMMKYTLPRKSKLISKTPIYNFENNKFMNFFWKNVKLKKRHEIDVMAKQCYKSAEETDCFYIVDIGSGLGHLSRMLSYGYGFKVCTFEAIEKFTIAARELDTNFETTLNTRNIKHKNTFQTIHINKKITVDLNIGVFLECVNKAFNIDNATFGIVGLHPCGNLGATLLRFYVECPNIRFINIASCCXPLNESCFPLSSFCLSKNITLSYLACEIACHAIENYSRKLKSSIEYNKLKIHAYRAALEKILVSHNPALKHSIIGSAKCDEDLTFLKYVQKVCDKFPEISLDEILYHENAVSSSWKYVVVFYSVRLLMAPLIENMILLDRVLYVIENVSHCEINPIFDCTISPRNQVLSATKFKS; encoded by the exons atggaaaaatatttagtagatATTCAAAAGCGTTTATACATatgtaacaaaatatatgaaatgtatAACGATATTTTGAATTCGTACGTTTCCGATTTTTACTTAGAAAACCATTGGAGCAAATTACCTAAATCGTGGCAGTATTTTTTCGAAGATATAGATATCAACGAACTAAGTAATATATTGGATTTATCGAAAAGTATCAAGAAGAAAATATGTCCTTTAGCTCTATTATGTATACGATGTCTTATGATGAAATACACGTTACCGAgaaaatcaaaactaatttcaaaaaccccgatttacaattttgaaaacaacaaatttatgaattttttttggaaaaatgttaaattaaaaaaaagacatGAAATAGATGTAATGGCGAAACAGTGTTATAAATCAGCTGAGGAAACAgattgtttttatatagttGATATCGGTTCTGGTTTGGGGCACTTGAGTAGGATGTTATCTTATGGTTATGGCTTTAAGGTATGTACGTTTGAAGCTATAGAAAAATTCACGATAGCAGCTCGCGAATTGGatacaaattttgaaacgactttaaatacaagaaatataaaacataaaaatacgtTCCAAactatacatataaataaaaaaataacagtagaTTTAAACATCGGCGTGTTTTTAGAATGTGTTAATAAAGcttttaatattgataatgcGACATTCGGTATTGTTGGTTTACATCCTTGTGGGAATTTAGGAGCGACTCTTTTAAGGTTTTATGTCGAATGCCCTAATATACGTTTCATAAACATCGCTAGTTGTT CGCCTCTAAACGAATCTTGTTTCCCTTTAAGTTCGTTCtgtttatcaaaaaacataacATTATCGTATCTAGCATGTGAAATAGCTTGTCACGCTATTGAAAACTATTCCAGAAAATTGAAATCttcaattgaatataataaacttaaaattCACGCATATAGAGCTGCATTAGAGAAAATTTTAGTATCACATAATCCGGCATTAAAACATTCTATTATAGGTAGTGCAAAATGTGATGAGGATCTTACTTTTTTAAAGTACGTTCAAAAAGTTTGTGATAAATTTCCCGAAATTTCGTTAGACGAAATTTTATATCATGAAAACGCGGTTTCTTCTAGTTGGAAGTATGTTGTCGTTTTTTATTCCGTTAGGTTACTTATGGCAcctttaatagaaaatatgattttattagatAGGGTTTTATATGTTATTGAAAACGTTAGTCACTGTGAGATAAATCCTATATTTGATTGCACTATTTCACCAAGAAATCAAGTACTTTCCGCTACCAAATTTAAAAGTTAA
- the LOC130898997 gene encoding ribonucleases P/MRP protein subunit POP1: MSETPTENDDLPQYLTLEKIAIARCREIQVMNKNINTSSGVKLAFQKLPRHMRRRAMSHNVKRLPRRLREIHLSQRKKSGLPLKSKRPSRKYRRRPSNLNSEYSRRQRRINWLQTHIWHAKRFHIVEKWGYKIPYCPCDKSFRACYRATINHCLIQDISYYNCLELSGEFEDIINLFKRLTEPTLNLSIGANAYLGGLREGSTTIFRPDTRRAVGAVYFHWKPPRSDQQMRKIWLWCHAAFHIELLDIFLNNFDFKPSQESDDTKIYFNGTITLITNQWNLSRFRLTGPLSNAVLRNTFKVVKYEPWQPEWVKKYFEETWSEPFCSSHEYWEQLKSAASPNEVSPHLILPLIISDPRYNFPPKRTKSLPIDSNPNGTDIALSKNFSDSPLWCQNVRKELTKTKISTAILNKLRETLLVPGTDLLEPPASFPIILVQRPGAKNAKFRGYGSGWDIILPSVWAQPTWLALIMWGARAGGLRDNDLISFESGSQNNLYPDTIAGEKEENEISLKCKETFFKLPVNKRTNFAKFRICSPFKWNWRMLLMEWSLTCNVVKDFFVLRDRIALKNIRDALVKKYKEKIDLLENCLVPVQITLIKKGLCRQFSIICLPQDRDYVKEPQEPNSNDVYEKQRKTLRKQHKNLLKKLRKKRIRGKKKGKIIPIDKEMLKDYTCTMRKLWLPEPTMIRKSCTREILGFVKHGDFSFLTGKTKAIGYITSGALIKLLTMKCANQVLVRNTNSKQYRFGTLDVILD, translated from the exons atgtcTGAAACACCAACAGAAAATGATGATTTACCACAATACTTAACGCTAGAAAAAATAGCGATAGCTAGATGTCGAGAAATACaagtaatgaataaaaacatcaaCACTTCTTCTGGTGTAAAACTAGCTTTCCAAAAGCTTCCACGACACATGAGACGAAGGGCGATGTCTCATAATGTTAAAAGATTACCTAGACGTTTACGAGAGATACATTTAAGCCAAAGGAAAAAATCGGGTCTGCCATTGAAGAGTAAACGACCTTCCAGAAAGTATAGACGACGTCCTTCTAATTTGAATAGTGAGTATAGTAGACGACAAAGGAGAATAAATTGGTTACAAACACATATTTGGCATGCCAAACGTTTCCATATAGTTGAAAAATGGGGATACAAAATCCCGTATTGTCCTTGTGATAAATCTTTTAGAGCTTGCTACAGGGCGACAATAAATCATTGTTTAATCCaagatatttcatattataattgCTTAGAATTATCAGGAGAATTTGAGGATAtcattaatttgtttaaaagaTTAACAGAGCCAACTCTGAATTTAAGTATAGGAGCTAACGCTTATTTGGGGGGATTAAGGGAAGGTTCTACAACGATTTTCAGACCTGACACACGCAGAGCTGTAGGTGCAGTTTATTTCCATTGGAAACCTCCAAGAAGTGATCAGCAAATGAGAAAAATCTGGTTGTGGTGCCACGCCGCGTTTCACATTGaacttttagatatttttttaaataatttcgatttcAAACCCTCACAGGAATCGGACgatacgaaaatttattttaacggTACAATAACTTTGATTACAAACCAATGGAACTTGAGTAGGTTTAGATTAACCGGTCCCCTTTCAAATGCCGTACTTCGAAATACATTTAAAGTCGTTAAATACGAACCTTGGCAGCCGGAGTgggtgaaaaaatatttcgaagaaactTGGTCAGAACCATTTTGTAGTTCTCACGAATATTGGGAACAGTTGAAATCTGCGGCATCTCCAAACGAG GTGTCTCCTCATTTGATATTGCCTTTAATTATATCAGATCCGAGATACAATTTCCCACCAAAAAGAACGAAATCTCTACCGATTGATAGTAATCCGAACGGTACAGATATCGCTCTGAGTAAAAACTTTTCTGATAGTCCTCTTTGGTGTCAAAACGTCCGTAAGGAATtaacaaaaacgaaaatttcaacCGCAATTCTAAATAAACTAAGGGAAACTTTACTTGTACCTGGGACTGATTTATTAGAACCACCGGCCAGTTTTCCCATTATATTGGTACAAAGACCTGGGGCGAAAAACGCCAAATTCAGGG GTTACGGTAGCGGTTGGGATATTATATTACCGTCGGTTTGGGCCCAACCGACTTGGTTAGCATTGATAATGTGGGGCGCCAGAGCTGGCGGTTTAAGAGATAACGATCTAATATCATTCGAATCCGGATCGCAAAATAATTTGTATCCGGATACTATAGCAggggaaaaagaagaaaacgaaatatCTCTGAAATGTaaagaaacttttttcaaattacccGTGAATAAGAGAACGAATTTCGCGAAATTTCGAATTTGTAGTCCATTCAAATGGAACTGGAGGATGTTGTTGATGGAATGGTCGTTAACGTGTAATGTAGTGaaggatttttttgttttgagagACAGAATCGCCTTAAAAAATATTCGT GACGCtttggttaaaaaatataaagaaaaaattgatttgttggaAAACTGTTTGGTTCCCGTACAAATAAcgttgataaaaaaaggtttgtGTCGacaattttctataatatgTCTACCGCAAGATCGAGATTACGTCAAAGAACCACAAGAACCAAATTCTAATGACGTTTATGAGAAACAAAGGAAAACTTTGAGGAAACAACACAAAAATTTGCTcaaaaagttgagaaaaaaacGAATCAGAggaaaaaagaaaggaaaa ATCATACCAATCGATAAAGAAATGTTAAAAGATTACACGTGTACTATGAGGAAACTCTGGCTTCCAGAACCCACGATGATACGAAAATCTTGTACTAGAGAAATACTAGGTTTTGTAAAACACGGTGACTTTAGTTTCCTTACAGGTAAAACTAAAGCTATAGGATATATAACATCGGGGgctttaatcaaattattaactatGAAATGTGCTAATCAAGTTTTAGTGAGAAATACAAATTCAAAGCAGTACAGATTCGGAACTCTTGATGTAATATTAGattga